The genomic window AAATACTTTTTCCACGTTACACATTATCGATGAAGTTAAAAAAGTAAAACTTCTGTCTCACAAAGGTTTTAGCGATAGTGAGCCTGTTGCAAAAAAAATGGATTAAAGTCGAGCTTAGAGAAAAGTCAGCGATCGCTGTTTTGTTAATTACAGCTATTTTCAGGTAAATAGACCACGCAGTAGGGGCGCAAGGCCTTGCGCCCCTACTCATATCTTGCACCTGGAAATTTGAATGTCAATTCCTTGACTAAGTGCCAGTTCTCTCAGGCGTTCAATGTCTTGTAAAAGAAGTAACACTACCAATTGTGGAAATATAGTTTGGAATGCGATTTCTGCTGCTTGTCCCCAATCAGGTAGGTTTGTAGAAGCGATCGCTGTGGATAAATAAGCCCAGTGTGCCAAAATATAAGAAATCAGGGACAATACCAAGCAACGATAAACGCCTAAAAGTGTCCCCTGCCCAAACCGATGTAACCCGAAACGGTGTTTCGCAGTTTTAAACCAACCCTCTATTCGCCACCGTCGTTTACCCCACCAAGAAATAGTACTAGCTTTGAGAGCTTTGGTTGAAATGACAAATCGTTTGACATATTTACCATCATCACGTTTAAAATAGTACCAGGATACATAGACAGGAAATTTCAAACCCCTCAAGCGAAGTTGTTGTCCACGTTTATGTAGTTGAGCAACACAGCGCCCATCTATTAACTTACGGGTACAAGCGATCCCAGCAATTATATGGTATTTCCGCTTTCGGACACCGTGTATAAATTCCACACTACCAAAGGCTGTATCTACAAGAACCATCACCTGGAAGTGCTTTGTTAGTTTTTTGGGCAAGCATTTGACCATTTTTAGTCCCAATTGTGCCGGGGACGGAGTCCCTTTTCCCTTCCAGACGCGAAAACTCCAGGGAACTCGCCACCGACCTACAACCAAATACACCACAACCAAGTGTAAACCTCGTTTTCCGTTGTATACGCGGATTAAATTTTCAAATCCCTTAAACTTGCCAAACTTTTCCAGAGTTGTTAGGTCAATAATCACTTGTAGAAATGGTTTACGTCCTAAAGTCCGCTGCGACAAAATCTCCTTAATAACACGGTTACGGGTGGTACGAATTACACTTATAGTTGACCAATTGTAGATGTTGAGAAATCGACTTAAGGCGCTGGCTGACTTACTTTTACTGTGCTCAGGTAGAGGATACCCCTCTGACTGCAAGAACAATCCCAACATTGCTTCAAGATTTTCTTGTTGGTAAGTAGAAGGCATCAATGACAGCAAGGTGTAAACTAAATTTTGGGCGTGGGCAAGAATTGAAACCATAGTTCTTGCTAATCTGTAATATGTTTCACGCCCTTTTTCTCACATTTTGGACAATTCCACAAATAAGCGCCATTCTCATAATTAACGATCGCCTGATCAACGACTCATTAGTTGGAACATCATACCTTGACAAAGCCTGCCATCGTCTTTCTCAACTAATTAAGTAACATTACTAGTTTTATAGTTCTTTAAACATCTAAGTAGCGATTAACCCTGACACTGCTTCTAATGTCTCATTTTTGTACTTTTTATCTGCTTTTTCTGAGTTGATTCGGTAGGTGCAAGATATAAGCCTACGACAGATGTGGTTCAAATACTTGAATTCTGCTGTAACTTGCGATCGCTTCCAGCGGGCGGTTACGCCATCGCAACTGACTTTTTCCGGTTGGGACGCTTGCGGTTTGATTTTTTCTTCTTAAGCTTGCCGTAACGCACCCTTGTATCTTAGAAGAGTGGTGGGTTATTTAATCCACGTTTCTTAGTGATTAGAACTCCTGGAAAAGTATTTAATATCACCTTGAAAAAAGCATAGTGAACACAGTATGAAAAAAGATGATTGTCAAATAAGTGGCATTCTGAGTCGAAGAAAGGCACTTGCTCTATTTAAAACAGTTGGAGCCGCAATACTTGTAGTTGGATGCATACCTAGAAAGTCTAGATCAACACAAGTAAAATCGAGTGTAGCCGTCCCAGCATCATCTTCAGCCAATGGTACATTGCCTGCATGTGTCGTGACTCCAGAGCAGACCGAAGGGCCCTATTTCGTGGACGAAAAGCTCAACCGCTCCGACATCCGTTCCGATCCGGGGGACGGTTCAGTGAAAGACGGCGTACCACTCCAACTGACGCTGCGGGTTTTGCAGATTGGCAATACTGGTTGTACGCCACGCGCAGATGCGATCGTGGATATTTGGCACTGTGATCCGCTAGGCGTTTATTCGGACGTGACAGACCCAGGTTTTAGTACCGTCGGCAAAAAGTTCCTGCGCGGCTATCAAGTGACAGACGCGAATGGAACCGTCCAGTTCACAACTAATTATCCTGGTTGGTATCAAGGCAGAACCGTCCATATCCACTTTAAGGTTCGCACAGATGCGGCATCAGCCCAAAGTTATGAGTTTACGTCGCAGCTATACTTTGATGACTCGATCACAGATCAAGTACACACCCAGACACCATACGCCAGCAAAGGACAACGCAAGTTGAAGAACGCTGGAGACGGAATTTTTCAAGATGGTGGCGAACAAATGCTGCTCAAGCTTACTAAAACAAGCCTTGGCTACGCAGCAATTTTTGATATTGGGCTTCAAATGGGTTAATACGACTGCTATTGAGATAACAAACGAGAATGAATGAGACTTAAATCAGTATTCTGATGCCATAAATAGTAACCAATTGTGTTGTAAGCTAATGAGCATTTAAGTTTCATAAAACCAGAGATGAAGCCCGCCCAAAGCACAGCGATCATTCTCACTAGTGTGGGCTGTTTAAGATTGCCGATAAATCGCCTGCCTGCCAGTGCACCGTAATCTACAATTCAATATTCCGGGATAATGAATTGCAACTATTGATTCAGCATAATCTGACTTTCCACATCCCGTGAAAAGTCAAGATTATACCTGGGTTGATTCCTATTTGCAGTTGTGAGTTCAATCTTGATTGAGAATACAGCCAAAAACCTTTAATCCACTGCTGCTTTAGCTTTAGCTTTGGCTTTTACCGTTACCTTTCGCTTCATCATCAGGCCGACTATACCTACTGCTATTGAGCCACCAGTAGTCATGGGTTCGGGGATAGTAGAGAATCCAGATGCCTGAAACACGGGTGACGCTTGAGAGCTGGCTAGAAAGGAGTTGAAGTCCCTAGCTGCGTCTGGGTTTTGAGTTTGTTGGAGTACAGCAGAGCCATAAACAATCGGAGAGTAAGCGCTGATAGGCGGAGTGTATACAATTTTTACTTTGTTAGGTAATGTTAGAGCGTCTGTAGTGTAAACAATCCCCGCATCTATACTATCATTAGTGTCGCTTGACACTTTATTTAGTACATCACGCACATCCGAGCCGAAGACAAGTTTGGGTTGGATTTGCTGCGATATCCCGGAATTGGTAAATAATTGCTGGGCGAATCCTCCTGCTGGAACAAATGCAGGATTACCAATAGCCACTTGACGCAGCTGTAATAGGTCTTGAACGCTTGATATAGATATGGTTGAATTTATGGGCGCGATTACAGCCAAGGTATTGTTTAATACATTTTTCCTGGTTTCTGGTATTAGTTTGTTGGCAGCTTGCAGATTATCTAACGGTGCTTGGGATACTGAGAAGAAGATATCTACTGGATTTGGATTTGTTCCCATTAGGATTTGATTAGCGAGAGTACCAGAAGCCCCAAAGGTATTGATAAAGGTGACGTTGGGGTTGCTTTGCTGGTAAAGTGCCTCAACCTGGGGTAGGGTATCCGTCAAGCTGGCAGCAGCATAGATGTAAATCGGACCACTAAGTGTGGCAGCTTCTGCTGGTTTAGCTTGGATTACACCAAAACCCAAAGCAATGCTAGCGGTTGCAAGTGCTAATTTGTACCTTGTCTTCATAAAATATTTCTGGTAGATTAATGTGCGAGTTACTACAATTTTTGAAATTACAAATCTTGCACCCAATATTGAAAATTTGCTTTTAAATCCTGTCAGTAAATAGGCTAACAAGAAGTCGTAGCTGGGAAACAATCTTTGGCACTTCCGTATTTACAAGGTACTAGTACGGCTAAAAAATTACCACTAGTTTGAAGGGTTCTTTATATAAAAAATACAGTAGCCTATGTACTTATACTGCTAGACAAAAGCTTGAAGTACCATGAAAGTAGGTAAATGCATCTGTACTATAGGGAAATTTTTTTATAAAGTTAGGACTTACACACTGTACAAATTAATCTTGGTATGCATTTACCATGCATAGGTCGTTTCAGGCTTTTATTAATCATTCTTTGATAGTAAACTGCACTTTTGGGGCACAGCAATGTTCATTGGTGTCAACTTAAGCTACAAGCTACAACCTTCGTAAAATCTCGTTTCCAGTCTCTGGCTGGAAATGCATACCCTGGCGGCAGAGCCTCCGAACTGGCATTCCCAGTCTGAGACTCTTAACGAGGTAACGAGGCAATCTCTAAAAGCTGTTTCTAGTCAAGTTTTTACCTTAAGTTGATACCAATGAGCATTGCTGTGCCCCTACGACAGATGTGGTTTTTCAAATCAGCACTCTCTTAATCAAGCAAACCATTCACATTCAGTTAAAAATCGAAGGTTGTGCGAATCACACCCACATACTGGGTATCATTTCTGCTATCGTTTTCCGGGTTGAGAATCACCCAAAAACCAGGAGTCACTGAGATATTATCGTTCAGTCGGTAGCGATAGAATGCTTCGATATGATAAGCGTTGTCTCGGTCTTGACGGACATCACTGTTAGAGACACGCGGTGGTATACCAAAGAGAATTCCCGGCAAGTTACCCCTACCCCCCACATCGGGAAACGACAGCCCAATCGCCCCAAACCAGACATTGGCATTGTCACCATTGTTTACAAACAGAGAATCTGTTCCACCCCTACCATTGGAAATATCACTCAAACCAGAGTTCTTGGCATTTGCCCAAATATATCCACCCCAACCGTGGATTTGGAAATTCGGGGAGAAGCGATAGAATCCCTGTGCGCCTACAATGTTGTTGGAAGTAGCAATGTTGTTGCCAAAGGGAGCGTTTGACAGGGCGCTACCTGTCCCAGCGGCGATATCGACTACTCCACCAGGGCTATAGCCATGAGAGTAGGCAACACCGATCGCTCCTTGCTTACCATAATAGGCTAAGTGCGCCAGGGCGTTGTAGCCACCATCAAATAACCCGCTGCTAGCCGATGGGACATTGGGACTGCTTGCTAAATAGCCCAAGGTGAGAACGAAGTCTTTGCTAATGTTCCAGTTAGCGGCTGCACCGCCGCCACCTCGCCGGAATAAGGGACTGTATGACCCAAATAGTGAGGGAACCCCATTGCCGTCGTCAGCGATTGTGGCGGGAGTGACGGTGGTTGAAATGTCAGTGTAACCAATGCCTGTGGGCCCAACAACAAAGTTAAGAGAATCACTGACTTGGAAGTAGTAACGGATGTGGGGAACAAAAAGTGTATCGTTGCTGTCGCTGTCGAAGTTCAGGCGTGTCATTCCAGTGCCTGTGGCTGCGGCAATTTGGCTTGCACCATTGGAATTAGCAAAGTTGCCAAACTCCAACCGGACTCGCAATAAATCTTTGCCGGTGAAGCTACTCTCAAAGTTGAGACGACCCCGGTTTGCAAAGTAGATACGGGATTCATCGCGTTCCCGCCTCGGGTTGCCGGAGGCATCGCCACCCACCCTATTACCAAAAGTATCACTAACGGCGGTAATAATTTGAGCATTCAGCTTAGTAGTGGTAGAAAATTGCTGTTTCTCCAGCGTTGCTGTATGTGCCTCCAGCGTATCCACCCGCCCACGGAGAGTTGTCAATTCTGCCGCAAACTCTGTTTGCAATTTTTCCAGCACTACCAAATCTTCTTTCTTGACTAAATCATTGGTACCCGCAGCAATTAATTCATTCACCCGATCTAAACAGGCATTTAAACCAGCTGCAAACTCGTAACGGCTCAAAGCACGGTTGCCACGATAGGTTGCGTCAGGATAACCTGCAATACAACCATAACGTTCAACCAGTGATTGCAGTGCCTGGAATGCCCAATCACTCGGTTTAATATCAGAAAACTGAGAAACAGAATTGACTTGTCCCTCCAAATTCCTATTAGCATCTGCTGCATTATAATTATCTTCTGGAGGTGCTGCCCAAACGGCTGGAACTGCAAAAAATAGGATAAAAAAGCTATGAACAAGAATTTTGATCATTGACTTATTACTTGAAAATGATTGAATTATGACTTTGTAACTAAAGAGATTACACTCGAACGAAAGCTTCCAGGTTATAAGCTAACCAAGATGAAAGTTATATATTTTGAGTTTAAGTTTTAGGTCACTTAAAGCAACGCTATGAATTTTTGCTCATTGCTGCTTTTAATAGCCGCTTCTATAATCCGCATTACATTAATTCCGTCTTCGGCAGTAACAGCAATTGGCTGATTATTAACGATTGATTTGTCCACTGCATCGTAATAATCTAAATAACTGTCCTATGAACTTATTACTTTTTTAATTTTTTCCTCTATTTTTGTGCCAGTTTTTTGCTTCTTTCCCAGGAGCCTGCTAATTGAAATCCGGGATGCAAATCAATGAACGGCGCATGAAATACCCTACCGGACAAACCATAAGAACAAAGAGCCGTATTGATAGTTTCCATCTTTTTAGTGATTGACTGAAGCGAGAGTTTGTATTTAATTGTTGTCTGATATTTTTTCGGGATATAGTATCACAGATGGGAATGTAGACTGATTAGGCGAATTAGAAAAATACTGCGTTTCTCAACACACTGCTGCATATTTATTCAATTACTTTGCAGTCATCAGTTGTGAATAAGGCAGAAGGCAGGAGGTTGGAATTTATCTGTTGCTCTCAACCCCATCTAATTTCAAGCCAATTCTTTGTGAAACTGTACAAAATCAGGCTTGGCTAGACAAGGGGCTTAAGCCCCTTGTTCTATGGAACCTCACAGGTAATCTGTATAAGGCTAAAACTATGTTGTCAAAGTCATTTTTAACAGACCGCAGAGGCGCAGAGGACACAGAGATACGAATTACGAATTACGCACAGAGGTACTAGATAGATGCCAATTACATATCTTCTAACTCAATTCCTTTGGTTTCCTTAATAAAAAAGAGAATGAAAAAGAACGAGGTAGCCGCCGCAATTGTATAAAGTCCATAGGCAGAACCTAGACCGAAATATTGTAGTATGGGAGGAAATGTCGTGGAAATAACGAAATTTGCAACCCATTGGATTGCAGCAGCAACTGAAAGTGCAGCTGCTCGGATTTTGTTATTAAACATTTCTCCTAACAAGACCCAAACCACTGGACCCCAGGAGAAACCGAAGCAAAACACATAGAGGTTGAAAGCAATGAGAGCCACAGTACCTGCGCTTCCGGTGAGAGTGGGGTTCCCAGCAGCATCCAGGGGAGCAGCGCCAAAAATAGAAGCCATCGTCCCTAAGGTCAAAGTCATGCCAATTGACCCTAGTATGAGCAAGGGCTTGCGACCAAATTTATCCACGAAGGCGATCGCAATCAGTGTTGTAATAATATTTACGGCTCCTGCAATCACCGAGGTTGTTAGGGAATCTTTTTCGGAAAACCCGACTGCCCGCCACAAAACGCTGCTGTAGTAAAAGACTATATTAATACCAACAAATTGTTGGAATACAGATAAGCCTATTCCTATCCAAACAATCGGGAGGAGTCCGCCACTTCTACTCAACAGGTCAGAAAATTTAGGCTGGCGTTCTTGAAGCACTGTCTGCCGAATTTCTTCAATTTTTGGCAGCACGTCACCCCCCAAAATCTTGGTCAGAACGTTAGCAGCTTCTGGCTCACGTCCTTTGGCAACTAAGTAACGCGGGGATTCAGGAATTGTAAAAGCCACCATCCCGTAAAATACTGCTGGTGGGACTGCTGTCCAAAACATCCAGCGCCAGGCTGCAACCCCAAACAAAAGTGAGTCTGCTGAACCTGCTAACGTAGCGATAAAGTAGTCGGTTAATAAGGCGATGAAAATTCCCACTACGATCGCTAATTGTTGCAGAGATCCTAGCCTTCCCCGCAAATGGGTAGGAGAACATTCCGCAATGTAAGCTGGCGCGATGACGCTAGCAACGCCGATTCCAATCCCACCCAATACTCGCCAAAAGATAAAATCCCAGATACCGATGGCAAATCCAGAGCCAATGGCACTGATAGTAAATAACACCGAAGCAACCACCATTGCCTTGACTCGACCATAACGGTCTGCAATTTGTCCGGCAAAGAAGGCTCCTACCGCAGATCCGAGCAATGCTAGGGACACTGCCAGCCCAGTCAGCCAACTACTGGTGTTAAAAGCTTTTTCTAGAGATAAAACCGCACCGTTGATTACAGCAGTATCAAAACCGAATAAAAACCCGCCGAGGGCAGCAGCACCAGCAATCAAAATGACATAAAACGTGTTGGATTTACGACGAACAGTAGTGGAAGACATAGTTTATATATTGGGGATTGGGAATTGGGCATGGGGCATTGGGGGGATGAGAGAGATGAGAGAGTGGGGAGCAGGGAGCAGGAGAAGTAGAAAGCAAAAACTCATTCACGGAGTTCAAAGGCTCATTCACGAGTATTAAAGACTCATTAATGGAGTTCAAAGGCTCATTAATGGAGTTCAAAGGCTCATTAATGGAGTTCAGAGACTCATTAATGGAGTTCAAAGACTCATTAATGGAGTTCAGAGGCTCATTAATGGAGTTCAAAGACTCATTAATGGAGTTCAGAGGCTCATTAATGGAGTTCAAAGACTCATTCACGAGTATTAAAGACTCATTAATGGAGTTCAAAGACTCATTCACAAGTTATTAAAGACTCATCCCCTATTCTCAATGCCCCATGCCTCATGCCCAATGCCCAAATACATTGATTCTTTACCGTCTGGAACGTCTGCGTAACCGATCAATCGTTACTGCCAAAATAATTACTAGTCCTTTGACGACTAGTTGCCAGAAGTAAGATAGATTCAACAAGGTTAAACCGTTGTTGAGAATAGCAATAATCAATGCACCTAGAAGAGTGCCGCCTATGGTACCAATACCGCCTGTGAAGCTGGTTCCACCAAGAATAACAGCTGCGATCGCATCTAATTCGTAACCAGTACCGACGATGCCACTGGCACTATAAAGACGACTGGCACTCATGATTCCTGCTAAACCTGCCAGTAATCCACTAATACCATAGACAAATAGCAAGACACGATTAACTTTTATTCCAGTTAATCGGGCAGCCCGCTCGTTACCGCCGACAGCATATATCTGCACTCCTAAAACAGTTTGCCGCAGCACAAACCAGCTAACTATCACAGCTAGTAACGCAATGATCACTAGCCAAGGAAAGGGGCCAACATAGGTATTACCCACCCAAGCAAAATTTATGTCACGGTTAATTAGCGTTGTCCCCTTGGCAATCAAAAAGGCCACACCCCGCAAGGCTGTAAGTGAACCCAATGTGACAATAAAAGGTGGCACATCCAAAAAGGTAATCAGAGCGCCGTTGAGTAAGCCTAAAAGCAATCCTGCTAGCAACGCAGCAGGCACAGCCGCCCAACTTAAAGCCGGCAGTAGTGATACCAGCAGGGCAACTACGGCAGAAACAGCCAATATTGACCCAACAGAAAGGTCAATACCTCCGGTGAGAATCACAAAGGTCATTCCTGTCGCCAGCACAATATTGATTGATGCCTGACGCAAGATATTAACGATGTTACCGCCTGTGAGGAAGTTGGGAGAAAGGAATGCAAATAAGATGCAGATAATTACTAGGATTGGCAGAATACCCGCAACTTCCAGTAGAGTGCTAATTGATTTACGGTTGCGGGATGTGGGATTGTTGGCTAATTTATTGGCAGGCGGTCTGACTGTCTGACTCATGATTCTAATACCTCCGATGCTCCAGTTGCATAGTGCATAATTTTTTCTTGGGTAATTTCTTTACCAAGACTGCCGTCCAGTTCGCCTACCAGCTGGCCTTCTCGCATCACTAAGACGCGATCGCTCATGCCGACAATCTCTGATAGTTCGCTGGAAACCATTAAAATAGCAACACCTTGTGCTGCCAATTCGCTCATAATTCGGTAAATTTCGCTTTTGGCACCGATATCTACGCCGCGTGTCGGCTCATCTAACATCAAGACTCTCGGTTTAATGGCTAACCAACGCGCTAATAGTAGCTTCTGCTGATTACCACCAGAAAGATCCAGCGCTCTAATTTCCAAATTAGCTAGACGGATATTAAAGTTCTCTACCGCCTCTGTTGACAGCCGATTAACTGAACGCCAGTTAACAATTCCAGCTTTGGCATCTTGCTTGAGTGTGTTAATGGCAATATTCTTGCGGGAACTCATCTCCAGAAATAAACCTTGGTCTTTGCGGTCTTCTGGGACGTAGCCAATTCCCGCAGCAATGGCATCACTGGGTGTATTAATTTCCACTTTTTTGCCATTCAAGAATACTTCACCACTGGCTTTACGGTCTGCACCAAAAATCAGCCGGGATAGTTCTGTGCGTCCGGCACCAACCAGCCCTGCTAAACCGACAATTTCTCCAGCATGAACTTTAAAACTAGCTGGCTCAATCTTTTTGCGGGCGTCGCTCATATTTCTGACTGACAGCACGACTGGCCCCGGATTCATTTGCCGTTGATGTTCGTAAAAGTCTTGCATGGAGCGACCGACCATCATCTGCACCAATCGCTGTGGAGAAATTTCACTGCGTGTGAGACTGCCAATATATTGACCATCGCGCAGTACGCTAATCCGGTCAGCTAGGGCATAGATTTCTTCCATGCGATGGCTGATGTAGATAATGGCAATGCCATCACGCCGCAGTTTGCGAATTACCTCAAACAAATGGTCACTCTCGCGGTCAGACAGGGCTGCTGTTGGCTCATCCATTACCAAAACGCGGCTTTTGTCTTTTAATGCTCTGGCAATTTCTACTTGCTGCTGTTCTGCGATCGACAAAGTACCAACTACAGTCTGCGCTGTAAAATTGGCTCCAAGGCTTTCCAGCACTTGCTCTGCTTCCAGGTGCATCCCTTTGCGGTCTAAAAACTGACCTCGCCGCAACTCGCTACCCATAAACATATTTTCGGTAACGGTTAAATTAGGTGCAACATTCAGTTCTTGATAAATAAGATTAATCCCCGCCTTGCGTGCTGTCCCCGGATCAGTAATTTTCAGGGGTTGACCATTGATGCGAATTTCTCCTTCATCGGCAATGTAAGCCCCAGCCAGGATCTTCATCAATGTGCTTTTGCCTGCTCCATTTTCACCCATGAGGGCGTGAACTTCTCCTGGATAAATCGTGAGATTAACATTTTGGAGCGCAGATACACCATGAAATCGCTTGGTAATCCCTTGCATTTCTAATACAGGGGTGGTGGTTGGTGCATCAGGAAATGAGGTTTCAGTACTTGTTGTCATCAGCAGTTCCTCTAAAAACAATTTAAAAGTTGCAATTGTGAGTTAGAAATCAATAAACTCAAAAATAATCTGAAATTAAAATCATTACAAAATCATGTTTTAAAACCGACCACTATCTGGGAAACTTGTAAACGCCGTCTTCCAACATTTAGAAATTTTCTCAGATGCACATATATACATCATGAGTATGTGCAAAAAGTCTGTCAATGCACCAAAAGACTCAACTCAGATTAGAAATAATTTTTAATTGCAAATTCACAATTTTTATTATTTACCAGCCTTTTTCTGTGCTGACATTATCTTTTGTGATCAACTTAACTGGAATCAAAATAGTGGGTGACTTAGGTTTTTTACCATTTAAGATTTCGTTTCCAACCTGAACTGCTTTTTGGGCCATCCCTCGTGGATTTTGAGTAGCAGTTGCGGCATATAAACTATCTTTAGAACCGATCGCAGTGATTGCTTCTGGCGCACCATCAACCCCTACAATAAAGAAATCTTTACGTTGTGCTTGCTTTGCTGCTAGTTCTGCGCCAACTCCACTCGGATCGTTAATGGCAAAAACAGCATCAATCTTCGGAAAGGTTGTGAGCAAATCAGTCATAACTCTAAGTCCTCCATCCCGACTACCGTCTGCATTCTGGTTTTTAGAGAGGATTTTGATATCGGGATATTTAGACAATACATTCTCGCAGCCACTAACTCGCTGAATCACCGAGTCCACTGGCGGTCCATTAACTATTACTACATTGCCTTTGCCTTTAAGACGGTCAGCAATATATTTGCAACTAACTTCTCCAGCTTGAACATTATTAGTAGTGATGGTGGCATCCACACCTCCCTCAGCACCTGTGTCTACAGCAATAACAATTCTACCTGCAAGTTTAGCTTTTTCAACTATTGGCTTAATTCCACTTTTATCAGCAGCATTCAAAACAATGATATCAGTATTGGCAGCAGTAAAATTTTCAATTTGATTGGCTTGTTGGTTAAGATCATAAGCGCTGGAAGCTATAGTAACATTGACATTTTTTCCGCCAATTCTCTTCGCTTCTGCCTCAACTGCTTGTCCCATAACGACGAAGAAAGGGTTACTTAGATCACCAACGGTGAAGGCAACCGATCGCAACTTTGTATTCCCAGTGGCGGTTTTAATTTCTGCACTAGTATTGGTAGCAGGTTTAATATCAGTGTTAGTAGCAGTGTTGCCATCGGGAGAACCATTTGTACAGCCGACAAGGTTACCACTGATGATACCTAGTATGCTAGCTGCGATTACGCGAAGCGCAACACCAGAGGTAAACGCAATCTTTTTCACATTCATATATCTCCTAAAAGTCATTCTTACTTACACCAAATTTAGAAACGATGTATTGTTAAAAAAACAGAGTAAAGTATTGTAACCCTCC from Nostoc sp. UHCC 0926 includes these protein-coding regions:
- a CDS encoding ABC transporter substrate-binding protein, giving the protein MNVKKIAFTSGVALRVIAASILGIISGNLVGCTNGSPDGNTATNTDIKPATNTSAEIKTATGNTKLRSVAFTVGDLSNPFFVVMGQAVEAEAKRIGGKNVNVTIASSAYDLNQQANQIENFTAANTDIIVLNAADKSGIKPIVEKAKLAGRIVIAVDTGAEGGVDATITTNNVQAGEVSCKYIADRLKGKGNVVIVNGPPVDSVIQRVSGCENVLSKYPDIKILSKNQNADGSRDGGLRVMTDLLTTFPKIDAVFAINDPSGVGAELAAKQAQRKDFFIVGVDGAPEAITAIGSKDSLYAATATQNPRGMAQKAVQVGNEILNGKKPKSPTILIPVKLITKDNVSTEKGW